CTTTCCTGcctctttgctgctgtgctgccttctcCACCCCTGGCCATGCAGGTCCCCCTCGCTTGCCCTCCCTGCACAGCCTTTTGCTGTCCTCACCCCCTCCTCAGCCTGTTTGCTGACCGTTCATTCCTTTCTCACATGTttcccatcctgccccatgcTCCTTGCTGCCTGCATTCACCTTCCACAGCCTATAGCAATTAAGATATGAGATATGTGTGTGTCTCAGTTTCTGTATGCTGCTTGTACAGGCCCAGGTTGATTGCAGAGTTAGAAAAGGCCTGGAGACACAGAGGGTCAACAAGCTGGCATCTAAACAGGACTGTGAGGCAGACTGATGGGACAAGCTGTAGCTCTTTTCCCTGAGGAGACTAGCATAACTTGTGAAAATTGTGCACACCATACTGTTCCTGAAAAGGATGTGTCATCACCTACATTTAACCGTGGTATCAGCAGAGCAAATGGGATAAAGCATGCACTGAAGGCATCCAAAGGATcaatttttcagctgcttttctccatgcCAGATGATTCTGTTGTCCAGTTCATCGCCCCTGGTGATGCCGTAAACAGGGAGtcacacaggagaaaaagatcTTTCCCTTCATCTATGCTGGGGAAACAAAAAGTGGGGTAAGTTTAAAGAATATTCTGGTCCAAAAGCAGTCTTTGCTTGGGAATCAGACTCAGCATCCTAACTCAACCTAGCACACCCAAGAGTACCAAGAGGGCAGACTCCAGGTCGAGATTGTAGCTTAACAATTCAGACTCATCACAAACAGCGATCAGCTTTCActcaaaaatatgtgcatgtggGCTGCCTTATTGCTCATATTAGTTTTGAAAACAGCATTCCCAACAGCTGCTGAAGACACAACCAGAAGACTAAATACAACACTGTATACCAAAAAGCCATGGGGCAACCACTCATCTAATGTATTTTGATGGCAGGGGTGTTTAGGTTGCCTTGCTTATCAAGAAGACAAAAGAGTCATAGTGAGTGAAAAAGCAAATGGGCTTTTACAGTGCTGTTGGTGGGAAGAGCATAAGGATGCATCTTGGGACTCAAGAGGTTGACCTAGCTGCTGGGAAGCACTGGGGAAAAATTCATATGGGTGCAAATAAGAACCCTTCTGGCCTATCAAATTCCTCAGCCTTtgacaaagagaaggaaaactcaCTGCCCACATTGCACCCAGTGTCCTTCGTGTGTGGATCCTAAAGGTCTATTTGATTATACAGAGAGGCATGCAGCTGCATGCCAAGGGTACAGCATACTCATGGTTTATTGCCCCTTTTGCCTACCTGAATCATACTAAAATAAGGAAGGCAAGGGGGACAAATAAATTTTACTGAATAAACGTCTTCCCATTCCcagttttctctccttcttaCACAGCCAGTACTTTTTAATAATCTTGTGTCAGTACAATGTCATGTTCTGCAATAACAGCGCATGTTGAACCTGCTTATCTTTGACAGCACAAACTATTCCTGCCAGTGTTTTGCTCAAAGCAAGTGCTGCTCCACATCTCTGCAGACTGGCCATTTCATCAGTGTTGGTTTCTGCCACACCAAAAAGATAAACTGCTTTGTACGCAGTGGTGATCTTAATGCTCTTGCTTTCATATAGCTGCTCTTATCCCTCACGAAGAATCTGAGTGTGCTTTACAAACATTGCCAACAGATTTACAAACTATATATAGAAATCATTTCACTCGCTACTGATGTACAGACATAGGGTGACCACAGCAGCTGTTTGGAATGACATCGCAATATTGCTCAACAGCTTTGGACAGGAAGCAGAGGCCACTGTAttgcaaagaaagcagcagaggcacTGCTGCATGCACAAAAAATGTGGGGTTTAGAAGTGCAGCTTGAATGGGACATTGTTTAGGCAGCTGCAGTCTACCTATTCTTTCCCCAGAAAGCATGATAAAATAGGTAACATCTGCCAATGTAAGGACTATCTTATTTGTGGTGGTATTTGCAAATACACCAGAATTTGCATGTCCAGATCAGGCAGTTATTAAATTATAACTGATTGTAAAAAGTGCATGGATTTAACCCTTTGTTAATGCCTTAGTCCCAAACAGTTCTCCCATGTAGCTTAGCTCTCTCTCTTTATACATAGGGAGCAATACAGGTACTTGCTTCTATATTTGGCATTTCCTTGGGTTTTGTTGAGGTTTTGTTGAGGACTGTGTGTATTTACTAAGttaagttttgctttaaaaaggagATCCCAGCAATATAAACAAGTGATGTAATTGTTAGggaattaaaagcagcagtacTCACTAAGTAAATCCTCTACTTTATTGTCTTTATGTCTGGTTTTTAAATAGTCCATATTAATGATTATGGGACTTCTGGGAACCAGATCTACCACATGCCGAATATGCAGACAAAAGGCAATGTTTTTTCCCAATCAAAAGTAGaaaattctgctgaaaatgtgaattttgaaaattaaatgtaaatacCTTGTACATGGCGCAAGAGCTACACTGTTATAGCAGTCTTATGACTACTAACCATTTACtaatatatttttacagcttGTCAAGAGAACCAGAAACACAGGTTACTCAGGGAATACTTCTCTTGATCTAAGTACTTCTTTTGCTGGTGTGAGTGACACTTATGggaacatttcagaaagaaaatgcttcccACTGCAAAATagatctttaaatatttatacagtaATTCAGTGCACTTACCCATGTACTTCTGTCTGATTTACCCAGCATTTCTCCTGGTAAAGAATCAGGATGGGTTTCTTTGAAGACTGTTCCATGCATTTGGAGACAGATGGTGTATTTTTGAACTGAGGTCAGAAGAGGCCTCTGAAGGAGCCTCTGAAGGATAAAAACATTGGGTTGCAAGGAGccatttttaattactgcagCTTAAATAAATGATTTCCAGTTGGAGGTCGGGAAAAGAACAAGATCCATTAAGGCTGAAAATCGCTTTGGTTGGAATTGCTTTTCTTGATACCTTTCCTAAGCACAGGTCTATCAGTCCTAACACTCACATGGAAGTAAAATTAGGGCGAAGTCTTTAAAAGGACTGATTTAGCAGGTAGACCAGAGCTGAAGCAAAGTACACCAGAGAGGCAAAGCTGGTTATACAGAAGGCACAGCAGCAAGGGCAAGAGACTCTTGATTAGATGTATATTAAAGAGAgtgatggaaaagcaaaagagatgAAACTTGTTCCAGAGAGATAAGTGATCATGAATCTGTCCCTTCTCTCCATGCAAACCATAGCTAAACAGCTAGAtttttttataagcttttttCTGCCCCAAGTAAGGCTCAGAAAAATCCCTTTGCCCTACCCCAAGGTAGACACAAAAGAGCCTGTGGCTTTGTGACCGTGTTTCTCCGTGCGTGACTGCTGTATTATCAACAATAGTCTGAGAAAGGGTAGCTCAGACACAAAGAGCCTAAGCCTGAAACCAACTGCCGCAATGAAACAGTAAAACTGCCCCCCCCCCTTGATACCCAGAACAAGTATCTGTTGTGCCACCTCTCAAGATTAGAGGATAGCCAGTGCATGGAAGTTTATGGATGGCCCATACAACACATATGGCCCCTACAGGGAATAGCTGGTCATAATCAGAACTCCTGGCTATGGTTTGGTCCTTTACTGAGCTATGAAAACACTTACAGCTACAAAGTCCATCTCGCTGGTGCTGCAAAGGCTGATGTAACCACTGTTGAATTTCTGGCTTCTTGGAGAGCTCATCAGTTTGGTGCAGCTGCTTGTGTCAGATTTTATGAGAAACAGAGACCAAATGATACCTCTGCTATCAAACATTGTCCCCAAACCAGTAGCAGTCCCTACCCCAGAGCAGGCCTGAACCAATGCCAGGGCATTCAGTTACTGCTAGCCAATGTTGCCCATGGGGCGGGCATGCCATGGAATTAGGTTGCTGTGGAACACCCATGAGTCACACCCAAAtagcagagaaaattaaatccCAGCATTGCAAGGGTTCAATCACAGTCcaaacggggggggggggtaagtAGTTTTTCCGACCAAGAAAAAGGTTACTGCCTTTGCCTCTTTTCACGCAGCCACCAATCCTGGACCAGTTACATGTCCTGCTGCCACCACGACATACTCAACTCCACAAGAGTAGTATTCGATGGTCTGGCTGCAAAATATGGGAGTTAAAGACTTGTGTTCAACTCCTTTGTACCCCATAAGTTGACATGGGGAACAAAGCTCCCTTTCTGTGTCTATATCACCTTATATTCCATTTGAAACAAAGTCTTGCCCCTTCTGCCTCCATCCAGTTCACAGATGCCTTGAAAGCATTAGAGATGCTTTCTCATAATGCTGCAATTCCTTTAGCATTCAGGGGGCGGGGGGCAAGTCTTCAATAAATAAACTACTTCAAtgctgaaggacagaaaagctttgaaataggATTAGGCCACCTCTGTAACAAGCTATCAAACAACAGAAAGGGCCCAGATGTATTGCTTAAAAGATAAAACAAcaatataatatatttttagctTACCTAATGATATTCTAAGAACTagttcattatattttaaacagttGGGGCAGTGCTCTGTCCTAGAGCTGGATGCTTTAATGCCACAGGCAACTATTGCCTGAGGCATGTATAAAGTCTTAAATATAAACCTTGGCCCATGAACTAAAATTACTAATGGAATTTGGCTCTAGCCGCAGAAAGGGTTTAAAATCTCCTGTCAAAAGCCCTATTTGATCATGTTTCCTTTGCTGGTTGCAGTATACTGTATCAGATATGTGACTACTCGGATTCTTGTGTTGTGGTCACTGTATTCACCAAAATTACCTCTATTAGAGACTTATTAAGCCCATATTTCTGTCTTGGAATTCCCACACAGAAGTATCAGTTGATAGGTTATACACCATACATGCATTTAGCCTGGTATGTCCAGGATGTGTTGGCCAGTGGAGCCTTGACAGCAGACAGCCGTGCTGGGTTCACTGGGCACTCTGTGCTCAGGCCATGCCTAGAGGCACTCTTCACCCTGGGTGTCTCTCAGGGCCCTTGCCCGGATGCCAAACACCTACACATTTGTCACAAGTGACTAAGTTCTTTTTCATCCTGGAGAAAACTTCTGGcaaaaaaaacagagaacatGTCTTGGAAACCCAGATGAACAGTAGCCCCAgtgagagcagaagcagcaattaaGCCTTGTGTTCGACCTTCTACATGTCCCAGACCAGTAATATTCGCTCCTTCCATTTGCTCCTGTAAATCTGTTGTGAGGAAGGACAAACTCACAAAGGACTGATATAGCTGCCTTTGGAAGTGGAATTTACATCTCTATCATCTGAGCTGTTACTAAGTTATATGTGACAATAACATCCAGTAAATAAGGAGTTCTGAAGAACAGGCAAAGACAGTGCAGGGAGCACAGCAGAAGGATGCTTGAGCTGATGTTGGTTGGTGcaaatgtgtgtctgtgtgtgatAACCAGTGTATCTCTTAAATAACATGTTTAGCTAAACTCTAACTATGCCCTATGTAATCCTGACATCCAtcaactgaaatatttggttaggaaggctgttttgttttggttttttttcccccaaaatagaAGGGATGATAGAACAGAAAAGAGAGTAAATGTAATCCACTTTTAATAGagtaatttaaataatatttaatcaGGTGTGCTTGTCTTTAGAGGCACAGAAGCATACTGGCAAGTGCATCACAGCGTGACTGAGGGTGTTGTTTAGTCTGGTGGAGAAGTGATCTGTCAAAACTCTGTAGGAACCATTATTAAAGTTATGACATTGCAACATTTCTCAATCGAGGGAATATGCTGCCCGATTTCCTGGTTTGTCTATCAAAacctattctttttttaaaacagccTACTTAAAGTTCCTCAAATCTTGCCAGGCCTTGAACATGCAGTACTGGCACACACAGCAGTTGTACTTGGGagaaaatactttgcaaaaACACCTAAAAAGAATCGTTTAAGCATTTGGAGAATTTTATAATAGGACCATGATCTTCAAAGTACAAAATGTGCTACATTTTGGGCCAATTACATGACAGAAACATGTATTTAgtggtttaattttctttgccaAGCTAAATTAgacatttatcttcttttataaataaactAATGCCGTAAGCTGAGAGCAGCAATTGTATTTATCATCTTCATTGGGAAGTCCATCatgaaaattcttcttttatCCTTTATTCATCTGAATTCCCATTTAGAGGGTACTGTTCAACATAATTATTAGAGCATCCTTATTCTGATTTTAGTTTATATTTGGGTAGTACAATGTTGTGTTAAAACACGAGCTTTAATGTACtagttctgaagaaaaatttgtTCCCATAAAAGAACTATTCACAACAAGTATGAGAATGTTGTGAATGAATATGAAACACAAACAGCTCTTTagctagtaaaaaaaaaaaagtgaggaaatGAGTCAAATTACAGACTGtatgcagttattttaaaaactattctAAATGTATCCCTTTTCCATACAGATCATATTCTTTATACAGGATATAGTTCTTGAGAACTGGTGGAAGTGGAAACTTCTTCATGGATGACAGTTGCTGGAGTCTCTTTAACCCCAAGAGTTTACGTATTTTCAGGCGACACAGATGTTTCAGTGGGCGAGGATTATCTAAAAAGTgatagagagaaagaaatggtggGAATATCAATGCCATTAACAGGGATTTTAAGCCAGTTAGCAATCTCAAAACGTGCTCTAATAAAATCAGTAGATTAATTCCCACCAGATGCATGTTTGCCATATTCCAGCCTGAGTAACTAATTTATGAGCAGTGGCAATCTGCTTCAAGGACTGGATGACAGGCACAACCTGGTTCTTAGCTAGTACATATTTGGACTGCTAAAACACTTTGGATGAATGTGACCTGACTTCAGCAACTAAAGTCTCCCATCATAAAACATTATTAACTGGAAGTTATATATTTACCCAATATTTGACGTATCTCTGTCCactctttctgtgtttctaagaCAAACTTAATTTTTGTGCATAGAGGAACATAATCCATGTAATCTATAAAAACACGAACCACTTTTCCCGCTAAATGTTTCAACCAAGGAACAGCAATAAAGTCacagaactgaaaggaaaaacacatcaAGTCATAAGTTCAAAATCTGTGCAAAAGAATGccaaaataacacattttcaaGCAATTACACAAGCTAATTTAAACAAAGTATTAGCAATGACCTTTAACAGCCATGAATTTATGCCTCGGTACGttactttaaaagtaattttcttccatCCTTAAACCTTTGCGATGCCTTAATTCATCTGGACAGGCCTGAAGGCAAATAATTACTATAACATTGCTATAATTTGCAGCACTGTTTTGTTCCAGCAGTGATATCTCTTTGGAAATACATCCACTCCACTTGTTAGCATAGGAACAGAAATTCCAGAACCTTCTCAAGATTTCTTAAAACATCCTTCCTAAAGCTCTAATATAAGAACCCCAATCTAAAACCAACCTATGTATGTAATTTTCTCTACCTCAGAGTAGAAAATGCAAatggttgttttattttaagggtgttttaaaaaaggattttgcCAGTATGTTAATCTTAATTCTGCACAGTAATCTGGAATGTTTAAAGATGGCTAATGGGAAGAGCAAagtgaagagaaggaagaaagttaTGTATTTACTGGATTATCCTTTATTACAGAAGAAGTCCACCCGGGGAGAATCTCTTCCTCTGGAGTTGACCACACAAAAGAATTTCCAAAGATATCTTGATGCATACAGTCAAAACACATCTCCACGTTATATCCATGATTGAGCAACAGCCTCAGCATCACCTCATCATTCAAAGCATACTGAATGGCGCTGGGGAAATGTGTATCATTAACCAACATAAAGTAGCAGTTGACATTTGCTCCGTACGATAGGAGCAGCCTTACGGTTTCATGGTTGCCAGCTCTCACTGCCACAAGAAGACAGTTTAAAGGATCCTTGTTTGGATTTGCCCCTGCTTTGAGCaatatttcagtgcaaagaATGTCATTGttagaaacagcaaaataaagtgcagttttccttttgtcatCGTAACTATCTGAAATGTGTTCGGCCAAGAGAGTATTGACATCAAAACCATGTTCAATGAGGAGCTCTAAACACTGCGAGTTCTGGCCATCTGCTGCTGAGTGAACAGGGCTTATTCCACTTTTCTGGATTGCAGTTTGGGATGTGACCGGAATGAGATACTTCAGGGCCCTAAAAAACAGTGAATAGAACTAGTTAGGCATCAGTTCCCTGCATGAAGAAAATGACCCTGATTCAGCTATATGCTAAATTACCAGCTAGACTCTTTAAACAAGaatatgcaaacacagaaacaccAGTTTTGAGCACTGTCAAACAGGACTTTGTGTTTAAGTTGTTTCAGTGGTTTTCACTAAGTTCTAAGGAGTACGTTTCACGTTTTCCTTTGTTTATGCTAAAAAACTGCTTGAAAGTTAATTCAAACCAATGCTACCATAGGCATTTCTAAAATATAAACAATCCATACATTTGCAAGTTTACCAGTCTTCTTCAGTGTGACCTTGTGTCACATCTAatcttaaagaaaatgtaaagtcCAAGCTCATACTCACAGGTAATGCCCCTCATAAGCTGCTTTGTGTATGGGAAGCAGTCCTGCCTTATTAGGCACATTGCCACTTCCTCCATATTCCAAAAGAAGGGCTATACAGTCTGGGTTACCTCCTCCGGCTGCTTCAAAAAGTATCGATGCACCATCATCTGCAAAGGCCTGGACATCACCACCTTGAGAGGATAAAGTGTTTATAATTATATTCAAAGTGATTTGCAGATCATCATATAAATAAACCCAGAGTACTTTCCTCTTAGTTTTCAgatgtatttaaattaaaatgctaccaaaacaagaaatactCCTTGTGGCAAATTTAGAACTCAAAGGCAAAACAAGAGTTGTACAGAGACAAGTTCAAATGCTCACCTGAGTGGAGTCTGCTTTGAACATAAGTGTTACAACTGAGGATTTTCAAAATTCTGAcatatttcaaaaatacttaatttcattaattaacACCAATATAATTCTGTacaggggagggaaggaaggagggagagaggaaaggaaagaagggagggacaGGAGTAAAGAGAGGTAAAGAAGGGCAAGAAGGGCATGTCTAGCAGTAAGGCCCCCCTTGGCTGAAATGGATTGGTATCAACTCTGCCACTCCTCTTCTATGTATTATGGAAACATGTAAGCATCACTCCAGTCTAGCAGGAACACTCACAtaagcttcattttcttccaagaaacCAAACTTCTCATTCATCACtactctctctttccttttccatgatTACACTAAAACACCTCAGCAACCAGGTAAGATGTATGCCCGTGCATGCATGTGTATTCCCCTGACCACATacctttacaaataaaatacataccTTTATGAATAAGATGCTCCAGCACATCACAGTGACCATATTCAGCAGCTACACCTAACGGCGTTACTCCATATCCATCCTTAAGGTTCACATTTCCACCATTCTTCAGAAGAAGAGCAACAATGTCTTTGCGTCCCTGTTTTGCAGCTTCATGCATTGCTGACCAATGTTTTACGCACGGCTGGTGGATACTACAGTTGTGCTTAATCAAAGTGGACACCATTTCAAAACAGCCTCCTCTTACAGcttgaagatattttaaaaaagaagaaaataa
The window above is part of the Strigops habroptila isolate Jane chromosome 3, bStrHab1.2.pri, whole genome shotgun sequence genome. Proteins encoded here:
- the ASB15 gene encoding ankyrin repeat and SOCS box protein 15 isoform X1 is translated as MMDEREDLVEDLLTEYAIQLSIQESNGTKPPVSSSYNDSFVPPSEENRKIVTSIKQGEVFGLQELVKQKYALDEADERGWFPLHEAAVQPIQQILETILDASYKAMWEYKTCDGETPLTLAAKAGFVENVRTLLEKGVWPNTTNDKGETPLLIAVRGGCFEMVSTLIKHNCSIHQPCVKHWSAMHEAAKQGRKDIVALLLKNGGNVNLKDGYGVTPLGVAAEYGHCDVLEHLIHKGGDVQAFADDGASILFEAAGGGNPDCIALLLEYGGSGNVPNKAGLLPIHKAAYEGHYLALKYLIPVTSQTAIQKSGISPVHSAADGQNSQCLELLIEHGFDVNTLLAEHISDSYDDKRKTALYFAVSNNDILCTEILLKAGANPNKDPLNCLLVAVRAGNHETVRLLLSYGANVNCYFMLVNDTHFPSAIQYALNDEVMLRLLLNHGYNVEMCFDCMHQDIFGNSFVWSTPEEEILPGWTSSVIKDNPFCDFIAVPWLKHLAGKVVRVFIDYMDYVPLCTKIKFVLETQKEWTEIRQILDNPRPLKHLCRLKIRKLLGLKRLQQLSSMKKFPLPPVLKNYILYKEYDLYGKGIHLE
- the ASB15 gene encoding ankyrin repeat and SOCS box protein 15 isoform X2 produces the protein MPYSLASKNQMGPNHQCLPAIMTGEVFGLQELVKQKYALDEADERGWFPLHEAAVQPIQQILETILDASYKAMWEYKTCDGETPLTLAAKAGFVENVRTLLEKGVWPNTTNDKGETPLLIAVRGGCFEMVSTLIKHNCSIHQPCVKHWSAMHEAAKQGRKDIVALLLKNGGNVNLKDGYGVTPLGVAAEYGHCDVLEHLIHKGGDVQAFADDGASILFEAAGGGNPDCIALLLEYGGSGNVPNKAGLLPIHKAAYEGHYLALKYLIPVTSQTAIQKSGISPVHSAADGQNSQCLELLIEHGFDVNTLLAEHISDSYDDKRKTALYFAVSNNDILCTEILLKAGANPNKDPLNCLLVAVRAGNHETVRLLLSYGANVNCYFMLVNDTHFPSAIQYALNDEVMLRLLLNHGYNVEMCFDCMHQDIFGNSFVWSTPEEEILPGWTSSVIKDNPFCDFIAVPWLKHLAGKVVRVFIDYMDYVPLCTKIKFVLETQKEWTEIRQILDNPRPLKHLCRLKIRKLLGLKRLQQLSSMKKFPLPPVLKNYILYKEYDLYGKGIHLE
- the ASB15 gene encoding ankyrin repeat and SOCS box protein 15 isoform X3; protein product: MVSTLIKHNCSIHQPCVKHWSAMHEAAKQGRKDIVALLLKNGGNVNLKDGYGVTPLGVAAEYGHCDVLEHLIHKGGDVQAFADDGASILFEAAGGGNPDCIALLLEYGGSGNVPNKAGLLPIHKAAYEGHYLALKYLIPVTSQTAIQKSGISPVHSAADGQNSQCLELLIEHGFDVNTLLAEHISDSYDDKRKTALYFAVSNNDILCTEILLKAGANPNKDPLNCLLVAVRAGNHETVRLLLSYGANVNCYFMLVNDTHFPSAIQYALNDEVMLRLLLNHGYNVEMCFDCMHQDIFGNSFVWSTPEEEILPGWTSSVIKDNPFCDFIAVPWLKHLAGKVVRVFIDYMDYVPLCTKIKFVLETQKEWTEIRQILDNPRPLKHLCRLKIRKLLGLKRLQQLSSMKKFPLPPVLKNYILYKEYDLYGKGIHLE